AATATCACCAGGGAAAAGTTTAATCAGCTCTGAACCGTATTCGAGGGCGATTTGGGCTTCTTTTGGTGTCAAAACGCCTGGGACATAAGGAATTTGGTAGAGGTTACAAATTTTTGCGACTTCTTTGTTAAAGCTTGGGCTGACAATAAACTGCGCGCCAGCCACAATAGCCAAGCGGGCGGAAGTCGGGTCAAGGACTGTTCCTGCACCAATGACTACATCTGTGCCCGCATATTTTTCGACCAACTCGGCGATGACATCGTTGGCTTTGGGGACAGAGTAGGTCAATTCGATGGATTTAATGCCACCTGCGACAATGGCTTCAACCATTTGCAGAGCTTTTTGGGCGCTGTCTGCTCTGACGACGGACACAACACCTGATTTGATGACTTTATTCAGTAATTCTGCTCTTTGCATTTTAAGATTCTCCTTGGGCT
The DNA window shown above is from Lactococcus sp. S-13 and carries:
- a CDS encoding bifunctional 2-keto-4-hydroxyglutarate aldolase/2-keto-3-deoxy-6-phosphogluconate aldolase, translated to MQRAELLNKVIKSGVVSVVRADSAQKALQMVEAIVAGGIKSIELTYSVPKANDVIAELVEKYAGTDVVIGAGTVLDPTSARLAIVAGAQFIVSPSFNKEVAKICNLYQIPYVPGVLTPKEAQIALEYGSELIKLFPGDITGPKMIKDLKGPFPYINILPSGGVTVDNVADWFAAGAVAVSAGGGVTAPAAKGDYAGVTANAQKFMAAFEAATN